The Paenibacillus sp. RC334 nucleotide sequence TTGCCTTGGCAAAGGAAAAGCTGAACAAATGATAATTTTGGGTTGACGGCGATCCGAGGTACGGTTATCATATAGGCAACAGTATAGTACGGCTCAAAAAGGGAAGCACCTTTCTTGCGAATACGCGGGATAGGTGCTTTTTTTGCGTTTGGCGTTGTACCGGACTGTAACCCAATTATAAGCATGGAGGAAAAAAGCATGGAAATTGTATTTTTAAACCGCTTGTCCAAACGGAATGAACAGGGCCATGAGCTATTTGCCCAGGTATGGATTGGTCAACATGATGGGGTATGGAGTGCAGGATGGAGCACACAACACAGCTTGGATGAAAGTACAGATGATCTTTGGTATGAGGGCAGCTTGTGGCAGGAGTTGCTGCATGTATACCGCCATGAGCTGGCGCTGAAGATGGCAGAGGGCTACAGACCCTTAATCCATGGTGTTTTTCATGAGCAGGAAGGGGCAGGGGCAGCAGGACGTGGACAAACATTACAAAAGCTGTATTGCTATAGTGATTTGTTTCCGCGTGATGATGTGTATGAGCAATTGACGATGTGGAGGCGGCAAAAGGCGGCTGCCGAGCGAAAGGCACCTTATTTTATCGCTACCAATCGTCTGCTCCGGTTGATTAGCGTCTATCTTCCCCATACCGAGGAGGAGTTGCTGGAGCTACCAGGGATGGGGCAAGGTAAAATATCTCAATATGGGCCAGAGCTACTGGCTATAACGACACAAAATGACCGGACTACGCCATTTCCGCTAAATTGGGTAACAGAGACGCTGGATGAGGAAGTTTTCTTATCATGGCTGTACAAGCAAAAAGAGACCCAGTATAAGCAGGAACTGAATAAATTCAGTCTGACAAAAACCATTATTGAAGGTATTTCAGACGGTCTTACATTGGAGCATATCGGACTGAAGGCGGGGTTACATCGTAGAGAAATGATTGAAGCAGTAGAGCATTTGGATAGAGATGGAATCGATATGGAAAAACTGATCCGTCAGGAATTGGTGAACGTATCTGAAGAAGAGCAGATGGCGATCTGGTCTGCGTATGAAGAACTGGGGGATACGCTGCTCAAGCCCGTCATGCTGCGGGTATATGGTGAGGAACAGGCTGCGGAAAAGGGATTGGATCAAGTTTATGAGCGGCTGCGTCTGATTCGTATCCGTTTTCGTCATCAGGTAGCATCAGAACGACATGCGGGATAACATAGCGCAAATATAAAAATAACCACACAAAAAAAGCAGCAGCTATATCCTGTGAGGATACGGCTGCCGCTGATTCTTTTCAAACCCAGTCCTTCTTGCGGAAAATACAAAACATGCTTACACCCAGCGCCACCATAATACCAATGACGACAAAATAACCATAACGTGTATGAAGCTCAGGCATATTATCAAAGTTCATACCATAAATTCCGGTAATAACAGTCAACGGCATAAACACGGTTGTAATCGCTGTAAACACGCGCATGATTTCATTCGCACGGTTAGCGATACTGGATTGATAAGCCTCTCGAAGGTTACCCATTAGATCGCGGTAAGTTTCGAAAGTCTCCGAAATTTTCACGGCATTTTCATAAATGTCGCTGAAATATTTTTGCAATTGATCGTCAATCAGCCGTAAATCCCGTTTGTTCAACGTATTGATGACTTCTTTTTGTGGACCAAGCACTTTTTTCAGCCACAGGATCTCACTGCGTAAGCCGATAATTTCATTCAAATGCGATTTTTTCGTATGCATCAGAATGTCTTCTTCCAGCTTTTCAATGCGAACCTCAATCCGGTCACCAACCAGAAAATAGTTGTCAACAATCAAATCGATCAACAGATACATAAAACGGTCAGGCTGGCTAACCTCCTGCTCCCATAGCATAGGCTTGAGGGTACGTAGCTCATTGATTTTCTGCTTCGTCACCGTAATGATAAAATGGCGGCCTAGGAAAATGTTCAAAGCACGTAAAAATATTTCTTCATCATCAAAACGAATACTGTTTACAACGATAAAATAATGGCTCTCGTAAATTTCAATCTTTGGACGCTGCTCTTCTTCACTCAAACAGTCCTCTACCGCGAGATCATGCATGGAGAACAAAGGCTGGAGCACTGCCAGATCATCAACATCGGCATCAATCCAATAAAAGCCTTCTGCTGGCGGAGTAAGCGCCATTTCAATTTCTTCGACAGGGGTAAAAACCCCATTGTTTACCAAACGGATTTTCATATATGTCACTCCTTATGCTCCGTCGTAACGGAAAATACGTGTATCTCAAGCATAAGGAATGGACTCAGTTAGCCAGTTAGCCGGATCGGGTAAGCGGCATCCCATCAAAAGCCAGAGGCTTTTGGAGCATGCAGAGCCTGGCGTCCCGTCTTTCGGCAAGCTGAAGTCATTCCTATGCTGTTGTTCAGGGATCGCCGCCTATTCGGACTCGGGTCGCCTTCCATTCCGGATTCACCTCACAAATGTTCTTTTTAGGTTGCCACAGTATCGCAGAAAGCACTCTAAATCTGCACCACTGCTTTATATTTTCGCCTATAGCACTTGTATAGTATAACGCTCGGCCTACAGCCTTTCAAGCGCAAAATCATGGGCTAAATCAACAGGAGTGACAAGAGCTTCGGCGATGGGGTAATGTATGATTTAACATATGGAAATGTAAGACGAAATGTGAATGCAGGGGTGGAAAATTACAAGTCCCATCTTGACGAAGCCCAGCGGATGCATTAAAGTGAACAACAAGAACTTTTTATGAACCCAAAATGAATATAGCGAAATCTTATCAAGAGCAGGTGGAGGGACTAGCCCGATGATACCCGGCAACCGGCGATTTTAATCGCACGGTGCTAATTCTTGCAGGACGCGCGCTTTTTACAAAGAGCGATGCCCTGACAGATGAGAGAGGCGCATATGGATACAAATATGACCTTTCTCGTAACCGAGGAAGGTCTTTTTATTATATGCCCGGCATCTCAACATGACGATTTTCGCAAAAAACTTCACCGAACAAGGAGTGAATTTACATGCCGATTAAAATTCCGGATACACTACCTGCCAAGGAAGTGCTGGAGGGCGAAAATATTTTCGTAATGGATGAAAGCCTGGCCTATCATCAGGATATTCGTCCGTTGCGCATCGCCATTTTGAATTTGATGCCTACCAAAGAGACAACGGAAACCCAACTGTTGCGTCTGGTCGGCAATACCCCGCTTCAAGTGGACGTTACGCTGGTGCACATGAAGTCGCATGTATCTAAAAATACATCGCAGGAATATTTGAACATGTTTTATAAAACCTTTGACGAGATCAGAAACAGCCGTTTTGACGGTATGGTTATTACGGGAGCACCCGTTGAACAGCTTGAGTTTGAAGATGTGAACTACTGGGAGGAAATCCGGCAAATTTTTGAATGGACGAAAACGAATGTAACTTCGACCATGCATATCTGTTGGGCTTCACAGGCGGGTCTGTACCATCATTTCGATGTTCCTAAATACGGACTTGATTACAAATGTTTTGGCGTGTTTTCACATAGCGTTATTAAACCTAAAGTGAAATTGCTACGCGGTTTTGATGAATTGTTTTATGCACCTCATTCCCGGCATACAGAGGTTCGGCGCGAAGATATTGAGCATATTGCCGAACTGGAGCTTTTATCCGAATCTGAGGAAGCCGGAGTGTATCTGGTAGCTACGCGTGATGGCAAACAAATCTTTGTGACTGGGCATTCCGAATACGATCCACTTTCCCTGAAATGGGAATATGATCGTGATGTCGCCAAAGGGATGGATATTGAAGTACCGAAAAATTATTTTCCCAACAATGACCCTGAGCGTACACCGCCCTCAACCTGGCGTGCGCATGCCAATTTATTATTTTCAAATTGGCTCAACTATTATGTATACCAAGAAACCCCTTTCGATATCGGGCCCCAGATTTAAAAAAGGGGCTTAACGTTTATATCTACGCAGTACCACCTTGCAGCAGCGCAGCAGTATAGATGTGATAATCCAATTTTGCAGCATATGTTACAGTACCTATTGTGGAAATGAACAGGAGGATTCATATGAGTGAGAAACAGTGGAAAATCGAAAGCAGATTAGCACAAATTGGTTCAATCGAAGAGCCGGTAACCGGAGCAGTGAATTTTCCGATTTATCAATCTACGGCGTTTCGCCATCCCCGTTTGGGTCAAAGCACAGGATTTGATTACATTCGAACGATCAATCCGACACGTAAGGTGCTGGAAGAGGCGTCCGCTACACTGGAATCCGGTGATGCAGGCTTTGCATGCAGTTCAGGTATGGCGGCGCTGCAAACGGTATTTGCCCTGTTTGGACAAGGAGATCATCTGATTGTATCGCTGGATCTATATGGAGGCACGTATCGTTTGCTGGAACGTATTTTATCCAGATTCGGCGTGACGGCGAGCTATGTGGATACGAACGATCTTGAAGCCATCGAGCAGTCATGTCGACCGAATACCAAAGCGGTATTCATTGAAACGCCTACGAATCCATTAATGATGATTACGGATATTCGCGCTGTAGCCGAATGGGCATCACAACGTCAGTTGCTTACCATTGTAGATAATACGCTGTTAACACCGTATTTCCAGCGTCCTTTGGAACTGGGTGCCGATATTGTGGTACATAGCGCAACCAAGTATCTGGGCGGACACAACGATGTGCTGGCAGGCTTGATTGTAACCAAGGGTAAGGAGCTGTCAGCCGAAATTTCCTTCCTTCATAATTCCATTGGTGCTGTACTTTCTCCGAGCGATAGCTACCAGTTGATGAAGGGCATGAAAACATTGGCGCTGCGTATGGATCGGCATGAGCACAATGCGACGGTGCTGGCCCAATTATCTGCTGACGCATCCGGCGGTGGCTGAGGTGTTTTATCCGGGGCTTGAGGGTCATCCTGGTCGTGAAATTCAAAATAAACAATCCAGCGGCAACACAGGTATTTTCTCTTTTAAAGTAAAAGATGCCCGTTATGTGGAGCCATTGCTTCGAAACATTAAGCTTATTGCTTTTGCAGAAAGTCTGGGCGGTGTGGAATCGTTAATGACTTATCCTGCTGTGCAGACACATGCCGATATACCGGCTGAGATTCGGGATGCAGTGGGAGTAGATGATCGGTTGCTGCGCTTCTCCGTCGGCATTGAACATACGGATGATTTAATTGAAGATTTGCGTTCAGCGTTGGAGGCGGCACGTCAGGAAATCGAAGGAGGACAACAGCAATGATTGAGGACGTGCGGAAAATCGGGCAAGAGTCGGAAAAAGAACGGAAATTTGCTACCAAGCTGCTACATTTTGGCTCTGAAATCGATAGTGTTACGGGTGCGTCGAGCGTACCGATTTATCAGGCGTCCACCTTTCACCATCACGATATTTTCAATCCTCCGCTGCATGACTACAGCCGTTCCGGCAACCCGACACGGCAAGCTTTGGAGGACTACATCGCCTTACTGGAAGGTGGAGCGAGAGGTTTTGCCTTTGCATCGGGCATGGCGGCTATATCCAGTACGTTTATGCTGTTGTCCGCTGGGGACCATGTCATTGTTTCGGAAGATGTATATGGAGGGACCTACCGCCTGCTGACTTCTATTTTAAAACGGATGAATATCGAAACCACCTTCGTCGATATGACAGACATCAACCTTGTGAAAGAAGCATTGCAGGAAAATACGAAGGCAGTGTACATGGAGACGCCCTCCAATCCAACGCTCAAAATCACCGATGTGGCAGGGATAACAGCTTGGGCACAGGATAAAGGGCTGCTGACACTGCTGGATAACACCTTTATGACGCCATATTATCAACGTCCAATTGAGCAGGGTGTCGATATTGTGTTGCACAGCGCAACCAAATTTCTCGGCGGCCACAGCGATGTATTGGCAGGTCTTGCGGTAGCACGTACGGAGTCGTTGGGCAGACAAATCAAGCAGCTTCAAAACGGACTTGGAACCGTATTGGCCCCACAGGAGTCGTGGTTGCTTATGCGCGGGATGAAGACACTGGAAGCACGTATGGCTCACAGCGAAAAGAGTGCAGCGAAGCTGGCCCAATTGGCTGAACGAGCGAAGTGACATTGAGGCGGTATACTATCCGGGTCTGGAAAATCATCCGGGGCGTGCCGTACATGAAAGCCAATCCAGTGGATACGGTGCGGTTATCTCGTTTGATGTAGGTTCCGGTGAGCGTGCAAAAGAGGTACTCAATCGCGTACAAATTCCGATTGTGGCGGTGAGCCTGGGAGCTGTAGAAAGTATTTTGTCGTATCCGGCAATGATGTCACATGCTGCAATGCCGCATAGTGTACGTCTGGAGCGGGGAATCACGGACGGTCTGCTGCGTTTCTCCGTAGGCCTGGAAGATATTGACGATCTGATCAATGATCTGAATGAGGCTCTTCGCTAAAACAAAAACACGGCATAATAAACATAAAATCTAAAAAAGCAGCAAGCTTCTGTGTAGTGGGAAGCTTGCTGCTTTGTGTAGGCGCGACATGGCGGAGGGCAATATGAACGCTGTTGCACAACCCCATCTTCCCTTTCCATGGGATAATGTACCGTAGAATTATAGCTTGTTCGTCGCATCATCCCCTGGGTAGAAAGCAGAAAGAAACGGGAATAAGTATGGTTCCTTACCTAAAGATATGTTAGTATTATCATTAGGTTTTACTATGCTATATAGCACAGACAAATACAAAGCCAGTCATGAACACATATAATACGACAGGGTTCGAACGCAGGTTTGTGAAATCATTCTCGTTCATAAGTCCTGTCTTTCATTTCGTCCCCCTGTGAAAGCGAAGGAGGATACACCATGAGTGTAATCGACCATATTTTAGATAAAGCCCTACGCGGCGAACGCCTGAATTTAGAGGACACCGTTGCTTTGTTCGAGTCAGACGAAGTAGAAAAAATCGGTCACGCGGCGAACAAAGTGATGAACCGTATGCATCCTGATCCGATCAAAACCTTCGTCATCGGACGAAATATTAACTATACGAACGTCTGTGACGTATATTGCCGCTTTTGCGCTTTTTACCGCAGACCGGGTTCAGATGAAGGCTATGTCCTGCCCGATGAAGTGATTTTCCAGAAAATCAAGGAAACCCAGGATGTAGGCGGCACTGAGATTCTGATGCAAGGCGGTGTGAATCCTAATCTGCCGTTCAGTTACTATACCGATTTGCTCAAAGCGATCAAGGAGCGTTTTCCCGATATTACGATGCACTCCTTCTCGCCAGCTGAAATTCATAAGATGAAGGAAAAATCCGGCTTGTCCATGGAAGATACGATTCGAGCCATTCATGAAGCAGGATTGGATTCCCTGCCAGGCGGGGGCGGAGAAATTTTAGATGACCGCACACGCCGCAAAATCAGCCGTCTCAAAGGCTCTTGGCGTGATTGGATGGACGTGATGCAGACCGCTCACAAGGTGGGTATGAACACGACGGCCACGATGGTTATCGGCTTTGGCGAGTTGATGGAGGAGCGTGCACTGCATTTATTGCGTGTTCGTGATGCTCAGGACGAATGCATTGAAAACAAATATGATTCCGAAGGCTTCCTGGCCTTTATTCCATGGACCTTCCAACCGGATAATACGAACCTGAAAAAGGAACGCCAGACGCCAGAGGAATATTTGAAGACTGTCGCAATCAGCCGCCTTGTACTGGATAACATCAAACATATTCAGTCTTCATGGGTAACGATGGGACCAGAGATCGGTAAAAAATCACTGTATTACGGTTGTGACGACTTCGGTAGTACCATGATTGAGGAAAACGTCGTTTCCGCCGCAGGCGCAACGTACAAAGTCAACATCGAATCCATTTTACAGCTGATCCGCGAAACGGGTCATGTTCCGGCACAACGCAATACCCGCTATGATATTATTCGAACCTTTGACGGTGCCAGCAGTATTGAACATGACTTTATTATGCAAAATTAAGACAAACACACCATAACTAAATTAACACATAATGGAGCATATAACCTGTTATTTTGCGATAGTAACACAAAACTTGTCTATCATTAATCCAAATGTAAGGATTAATGATAGACAAGTT carries:
- a CDS encoding HRDC domain-containing protein, with translation MEIVFLNRLSKRNEQGHELFAQVWIGQHDGVWSAGWSTQHSLDESTDDLWYEGSLWQELLHVYRHELALKMAEGYRPLIHGVFHEQEGAGAAGRGQTLQKLYCYSDLFPRDDVYEQLTMWRRQKAAAERKAPYFIATNRLLRLISVYLPHTEEELLELPGMGQGKISQYGPELLAITTQNDRTTPFPLNWVTETLDEEVFLSWLYKQKETQYKQELNKFSLTKTIIEGISDGLTLEHIGLKAGLHRREMIEAVEHLDRDGIDMEKLIRQELVNVSEEEQMAIWSAYEELGDTLLKPVMLRVYGEEQAAEKGLDQVYERLRLIRIRFRHQVASERHAG
- the corA gene encoding magnesium/cobalt transporter CorA, producing the protein MKIRLVNNGVFTPVEEIEMALTPPAEGFYWIDADVDDLAVLQPLFSMHDLAVEDCLSEEEQRPKIEIYESHYFIVVNSIRFDDEEIFLRALNIFLGRHFIITVTKQKINELRTLKPMLWEQEVSQPDRFMYLLIDLIVDNYFLVGDRIEVRIEKLEEDILMHTKKSHLNEIIGLRSEILWLKKVLGPQKEVINTLNKRDLRLIDDQLQKYFSDIYENAVKISETFETYRDLMGNLREAYQSSIANRANEIMRVFTAITTVFMPLTVITGIYGMNFDNMPELHTRYGYFVVIGIMVALGVSMFCIFRKKDWV
- the metA gene encoding homoserine O-succinyltransferase, translated to MPIKIPDTLPAKEVLEGENIFVMDESLAYHQDIRPLRIAILNLMPTKETTETQLLRLVGNTPLQVDVTLVHMKSHVSKNTSQEYLNMFYKTFDEIRNSRFDGMVITGAPVEQLEFEDVNYWEEIRQIFEWTKTNVTSTMHICWASQAGLYHHFDVPKYGLDYKCFGVFSHSVIKPKVKLLRGFDELFYAPHSRHTEVRREDIEHIAELELLSESEEAGVYLVATRDGKQIFVTGHSEYDPLSLKWEYDRDVAKGMDIEVPKNYFPNNDPERTPPSTWRAHANLLFSNWLNYYVYQETPFDIGPQI
- the mqnC gene encoding cyclic dehypoxanthinyl futalosine synthase — translated: MSVIDHILDKALRGERLNLEDTVALFESDEVEKIGHAANKVMNRMHPDPIKTFVIGRNINYTNVCDVYCRFCAFYRRPGSDEGYVLPDEVIFQKIKETQDVGGTEILMQGGVNPNLPFSYYTDLLKAIKERFPDITMHSFSPAEIHKMKEKSGLSMEDTIRAIHEAGLDSLPGGGGEILDDRTRRKISRLKGSWRDWMDVMQTAHKVGMNTTATMVIGFGELMEERALHLLRVRDAQDECIENKYDSEGFLAFIPWTFQPDNTNLKKERQTPEEYLKTVAISRLVLDNIKHIQSSWVTMGPEIGKKSLYYGCDDFGSTMIEENVVSAAGATYKVNIESILQLIRETGHVPAQRNTRYDIIRTFDGASSIEHDFIMQN